Proteins found in one Zea mays cultivar B73 chromosome 1, Zm-B73-REFERENCE-NAM-5.0, whole genome shotgun sequence genomic segment:
- the LOC100274821 gene encoding uncharacterized protein LOC100274821, with product MAAESARPPSPPRDSGCPAGAGDSTSSQLTATYLGVSFALFLATLPSGTAARHVASLQSRGRLLASRLLAAEDQLRQLRARRREDARANARAAEIFAGHRAAWMEAERRLQARAAAAADEAASLRAHLADAEADAAALRARAERLEREAAERDELLTALLAATSRAGYSGGGPLPRVHDGEEQEEEERARHDARGEREPEHEQDPLPAPPLDHAADTTDAEALAAAAALYAQQRQKHDDDFYTAAMAASGMPPWMEMDRSKAWQDLKYDTIESTYNTKHAVPRRESPWKVDVESSGVPAKLRLLEQELLNLEKVVNGDLSKIPLVMRKQVKRYQTLAGKIDDLCKRMQTSDPCDSTLNSEFRTQRQTEFLLEAFHLQHRATETRQKLGTLQAETAKGSFGDELTAEAKMCTRRALSSIRNNFKEIQRSLEIWLARILGDLEGMLARDGASRIREYFLSPYTSAVR from the exons ATGGCGGCCGAGTCCGCCAGGCCGCCCTCGCCGCCGCGCGACTCCGGCTGCCCCGCGGGCGCGGGAGACTCCACCAGCTCCCAGCTGACCGCGACCTACCTCGGCGTCAGCTTCGCGCTCTTCCTCGCCACGCTCCCGTCGGGCACCGCGGCGCGCCACGTGGCCTCGCTCCAGTCGCGGGGCCGCCTCCTCGCCTCGCGCCTGCTGGCCGCCGAGGACCAGCTGCGGCAgctgcgcgcgcgccgccgcgagGACGCCCGCGCCAACGCCCGCGCCGCCGAGATCTTCGCGGGCCACCGCGCCGCCTGGatggaggccgagcgccgcctgcaggcccgcgccgccgccgccgcggacgAGGCCGCCTCCCTCCGCGCGCACCTCGCCGACGCCGAGGCCGACGCCGCTGCGCTGCGCGCCCGCGCCGAGCGACTCGAGCGCGAGGCCGCCGAGCGGGATGAGCTGCTCACCGCGCTCCTCGCGGCCACCTCGCGCGCCGGGTACTCCGGCGGCGGGCCCCTGCCCCGCGTCCACGACGGggaggagcaggaggaggaggagcgggCGCGCCACGACGCGCGTGGGGAGCGGGAGCCGGAGCACGAGCAGGACCCGCTGCCCGCGCCGCCGTTGGACCACGCCGCTGACACCAccgacgccgaggccctcgctgccGCCGCCGCGCTCTACGCTCAGCAGCGCCAGAAGCACGACGACGACTTCTACACGGCGGCCATGGCCGCGTCGGGAATGCCGCCGTGGATGGAGATGGACCGATCAAAAGCCTGGCAG GACCTAAAGTATGATACAATTGAGTCAACGTACAACACAAAGCATGCTGTACCGAG GAGAGAATCACCCTGGAAAGTGGATGTAGAATCTTCAGGAGTTCCAGCAAAACTTAGGTTGCTGGAGCAGGAATTACTTAACCTGGAAAAGGTAGTGAATGGAGATTTGTCCAAGATTCCATTGGTGATGAGAAAACAAGTGAAAAGATACCAAACTCTAGCTGGGAAAATTGATGATCTTTGCAAACGAATG CAAACAAGTGACCCTTGTGATTCAACACTTAACTCGGAGTTTAGAACACAGCGGCAAACAGAATTCTTGCTGGAAGCGTTTCACCTTCAGCATCGTGCAACTGAAACCAGGCAGAAGCTCGGCACACTGCAAGCAGAGACCGCAAAAGGCAGCTTTGGAGATGAGCTAACAGCAGAAGCCAAAATGTGCACAAGAAGAGCACTTAGTTCAATAAGGAATAACTTCAAGGAAATCCAGCGAAGCTTGGAGATTTGGCTGGCAAGAATTCTTGGAGACCTCGAGGGCATGCTAGCCAGGGATGGGGCCTCACGCATTAGGGAGTACTTTCTGTCTCCATACACGTCTGCTGTTCGGTGA
- the LOC103644331 gene encoding protein Brevis radix-like 4, protein MLSCIACVNKEEDGGRDREEHGGDTPSCRDPVKSLTSQLKDMVLKLSGTHHRQHGAQHRRGGSPPPPRGRATSLYRSGYYRPGVVQDDMAVPPATYLGGGGAGASSASSTPAWDLPAAARADGEACREWVAQVEPGVQITFVSLPGGAGNDLKRIRFSREMYDKWQAQKWWGDNNERIMELYNVRRFSRQVLPTPPRSDDAERESFYSQSQVGSPSATPSPAPLTPERISWGAFARQVAAPPASSGATGAARQHSFRPMSPPPPSSSNPSERAWQQQQQRHIGGGGGGGAAGGKSPAASEAAAAATEAARTTTSSRDDVSVSNASELEVSEWIIQDQPGVYITVRELADGSRELRRVRFSRERFAELNAKLWWEENKERIQAQYL, encoded by the exons ATGCTGTCCTGCATCGCGTGCGTCAATAAGGAAGAAGACGGCGGCCGGGACCGCGAGGAGCATGGCGGCGACACCCCGAGCTGCAGAGACCCCGTGAAGTCACTCACCTCCCAG CTCAAGGACATGGTGCTGAAGCTGTCGGGCACCCACCACCGCCAGCACGGCGCGCAGCAcaggcgcggcgggtcgccgccgccgccacgggGCCGGGCCACCTCCCTGTACCGCAGCGGCTACTACCGCCCCGGCGTCGTGCAGGACGACATGGCCGTGCCCCCGGCCACGTACCTGGGAGGTGGAGGCGCCGGCGCGTCGAGCGCGAGCTCCACCCCGGCGTGGGACCTGCCCGCCGCCGCCCGCGCGGACGGCGAGGCCTGCAGGGAGTGGGTGGCGCAGGTGGAGCCCGGCGTGCAGATCACCTTCGTGTCACTCCCCGGCGGCGCCGGCAACGACCTCAAGCGCATCCGGTTCAG CCGCGAGATGTACGACAAGTGGCAGGCGCAGAAGTGGTGGGGCGACAACAACGAGCGCATCATGGAGCTCTACAACGTCCGCCGCTTCAGCCGCCAGGTGCTCCCCACGCCGCCGCGCTCCGACGACGCCGAG AGGGAGTCGTTCTACTCGCAGTCTCAGGTAGGGAGCCCCTCGGCCACCCCGTCGCCGGCGCCGCTCACGCCGGAGAGGATCAGCTGGGGCGCGTTCGCGCGGCAGGTGGCAGCGCCGCCAGCATCATCAGGTGCCACCGGCGCCGCGCGGCAGCACAGCTTCCGGCCgatgtcgccgccgccgccgtcgtcctCCAACCCTTCGGAGCGGgcctggcagcagcagcagcagcgacacatcggtggtggtggtggcggtggagcggCCGGCGGCAAGAGCCCCGCCGCCTccgaggccgccgccgccgccacggaAGCGGCGCGGACCACCACGTCGTCCAGGGACGACGTGTCCGTCAGCAACGCCAGCGAGCTGGAGGTGTCGGAGTGGATCATCCAGGACCAGCCCGGCGTCTACATCACCGTCAGGGAGCTCGCCGACGGCAGCCGGGAGCTGCGCCGCGTCAGGTTCAG CCGCGAGAGGTTCGCGGAGCTCAATGCCAAGCTGTGGTGGGAGGAGAACAAGGAGAGGATACAGGCTCAGTACCTTTGA